A portion of the Krasilnikovia cinnamomea genome contains these proteins:
- a CDS encoding quinone oxidoreductase family protein, with protein MAKAIRFHSAGGPEVMRWESVEVGAPAAGEVRVRHMAVGLNFADTYFRSGLYPAALPAGMGVEAAGVIEAVGPGVTGFSEGDRVTYTGSPLGAYSTERVMSVAPLIKLPDAISFETAAAMTMRGLTTSYLLRRIAPLKAGDTVLLHAAAGGVGLIFCQWAKLLGITVIGTVSTDEKAEVARRHGCTHTIVYRREDIATRVRELTDGHGVPVVYDSIGASTFAQSLDSLQRRGLLVCFGTASGPIPPIDAMQLAVKGSLFVTRPALADYIADETERAELAGELFDHVGSGRITIEINQRYALEDAVQAHRDLESGRSIGSSVFSLEAGN; from the coding sequence GTGGCGAAGGCAATCCGCTTCCACTCCGCCGGTGGCCCGGAGGTCATGCGGTGGGAGTCGGTCGAGGTGGGCGCGCCCGCAGCGGGTGAGGTCCGGGTACGGCACATGGCCGTCGGGCTGAACTTCGCCGACACGTACTTCCGCAGCGGCCTCTACCCCGCCGCCCTGCCCGCCGGTATGGGGGTCGAGGCGGCCGGCGTCATCGAGGCGGTCGGTCCCGGGGTCACCGGGTTCAGCGAGGGCGACCGGGTCACCTACACCGGCAGCCCGCTGGGCGCGTACAGCACCGAGCGGGTGATGTCCGTGGCACCGCTGATCAAGCTGCCGGATGCCATCTCCTTCGAGACCGCCGCCGCCATGACCATGCGCGGCCTGACCACGTCCTACCTGCTGCGGCGGATCGCGCCGCTGAAGGCGGGCGACACCGTCCTGCTGCACGCCGCCGCGGGCGGCGTGGGCCTGATCTTCTGCCAGTGGGCGAAGCTGCTCGGCATCACCGTCATCGGCACGGTGTCCACCGACGAGAAGGCCGAGGTGGCCCGCCGCCACGGCTGCACCCACACCATTGTGTACCGGCGCGAGGACATCGCTACCCGGGTGCGTGAACTCACCGACGGCCACGGGGTGCCGGTGGTTTACGACAGCATCGGGGCCAGCACCTTCGCGCAGTCGCTGGACTCGCTCCAGCGGCGGGGGCTGCTGGTCTGCTTCGGCACGGCCAGCGGCCCCATCCCCCCGATCGACGCGATGCAGCTCGCGGTCAAGGGTTCGCTGTTCGTCACCCGCCCCGCGCTGGCCGACTACATCGCCGACGAGACCGAACGCGCGGAGCTCGCCGGCGAACTCTTCGACCACGTCGGATCCGGGCGCATCACGATCGAGATCAACCAGCGGTACGCGCTGGAGGACGCCGTCCAGGCCCACCGGGACCTGGAATCCGGCCGCAGCATCGGCTCCTCCGTCTTCAGCCTCGAAGCAGGCAACTGA
- a CDS encoding AraC family transcriptional regulator yields the protein MKPSIRYASLSGYLQLTQSLGADPAALMHAVDLDPADLATPDKWVPVVRVARLLELSARACGHADFGLRLAEFRRLSTLGPLSVVLQGEPTLRDALGLLMRYEHSYNEALRIRVAETEGLATIRLWFEMGEPAPSTQAEQLAMGALYGIIREVLGPTWQPLSACFTDPAPPDVGTHNRMLGGRVHFGHGFTGLVLYAKDLDAPNVLAGPDSGTHIDELLAALAAPRGASTADRARDLVEMLLPTGRCGVDEVARTMGMDRRTLYRHLAATGETFTSIVDSVRAGLAERYLSLARYQLTEISVLLGFAAPSAFSRWFRHHFGESPRQWRKRRADLPAP from the coding sequence TTGAAGCCTTCTATCCGGTATGCGTCACTTAGTGGGTACCTCCAGCTCACGCAATCGCTCGGCGCCGACCCGGCCGCCCTGATGCACGCCGTCGACCTCGACCCGGCCGACCTGGCCACGCCCGACAAATGGGTGCCCGTCGTCCGGGTCGCGCGGCTGCTGGAGCTGTCGGCCCGCGCCTGCGGCCACGCCGACTTCGGGCTGCGCCTCGCGGAGTTCCGGCGGCTGTCCACGCTCGGCCCGCTCAGCGTGGTCCTGCAGGGCGAGCCCACCCTGCGTGACGCCCTGGGGCTGCTGATGCGCTACGAGCACAGCTACAACGAGGCGCTGCGGATCCGGGTCGCCGAGACCGAGGGACTGGCGACCATCCGGCTGTGGTTCGAGATGGGCGAACCCGCCCCGTCCACGCAGGCCGAACAGCTCGCCATGGGAGCCCTGTACGGCATCATCCGCGAGGTGCTCGGCCCCACCTGGCAGCCCCTGTCCGCCTGCTTCACCGACCCCGCCCCGCCGGATGTCGGCACCCACAACCGGATGCTCGGCGGACGGGTGCACTTCGGCCACGGCTTCACCGGCCTCGTCCTGTACGCCAAGGACCTCGACGCACCGAACGTGCTGGCCGGCCCCGATTCCGGGACCCACATCGACGAGCTGCTGGCCGCCCTGGCCGCGCCCCGCGGCGCCTCCACCGCGGACCGGGCCCGGGACCTCGTGGAGATGCTGCTGCCGACCGGGCGGTGCGGGGTCGACGAGGTCGCCCGCACCATGGGCATGGACCGGCGGACCCTGTACCGGCATCTGGCGGCCACGGGGGAGACCTTCACCTCCATCGTGGACTCGGTCCGCGCCGGCCTGGCCGAACGGTACCTGTCCCTCGCGCGCTACCAGCTCACCGAGATCTCCGTGCTGCTGGGCTTCGCCGCGCCCAGCGCCTTCTCCCGGTGGTTCCGCCACCACTTCGGTGAGAGCCCCCGCCAGTGGCGCAAACGCCGGGCGGACCTACCCGCGCCGTAG
- a CDS encoding TauD/TfdA dioxygenase family protein has protein sequence MTDIIDQDTRPDVTLPAGSIEAHPLTVHIGAELRNVNLAEVARSDNLFAELKALLLKHKVLFVRDQPISRAEHVMLAERFGSLEDHPVAGSDPDHPGLVRIYKDLDSPAEHYENAYHCDATWREAPPMGCVLRMVEGPAVGGDTIWVNMAEAYRRLPEDVKQRIAGLRARHSIEASFGANMPIEQRLALHERFPDAEHPVVRTHPETGEKVLFVNAFTTHFTNFHTPANVRFGYDYAPGASELLNYLIRQASVPEYQVRWRWTPNSFAIWDNRNTQHYAVQDYWPAVRKMERAGVIGDKTF, from the coding sequence ATGACGGACATCATCGACCAGGACACGCGACCGGACGTCACGCTGCCCGCGGGCTCCATCGAGGCGCATCCGCTGACCGTGCACATCGGTGCGGAGCTGCGCAACGTGAACCTCGCCGAGGTGGCGCGCAGCGACAACCTGTTCGCCGAGCTCAAGGCTCTGCTGCTGAAGCACAAGGTGCTGTTCGTCCGCGACCAGCCGATCAGCCGGGCCGAGCACGTGATGCTGGCCGAGCGGTTCGGGTCGCTGGAGGACCACCCGGTCGCCGGCAGCGACCCCGACCACCCCGGCCTGGTGCGCATCTACAAGGACCTGGACAGCCCGGCGGAGCACTACGAGAACGCGTACCACTGCGACGCGACGTGGCGCGAGGCCCCGCCGATGGGCTGTGTGCTGCGCATGGTCGAGGGTCCCGCGGTCGGCGGGGACACGATCTGGGTGAACATGGCCGAGGCGTACCGGCGGCTGCCCGAGGACGTGAAGCAGCGCATCGCGGGACTGCGGGCGCGGCACAGCATCGAGGCGTCCTTCGGCGCCAACATGCCGATCGAGCAGCGGCTCGCGTTGCACGAGCGCTTCCCGGACGCGGAGCACCCGGTGGTCCGCACCCACCCGGAAACCGGCGAGAAGGTGCTGTTCGTCAACGCGTTCACGACGCACTTCACCAACTTTCACACGCCCGCGAACGTGCGGTTCGGCTACGACTACGCCCCCGGCGCCAGCGAGCTGCTCAACTACCTGATCCGCCAGGCGTCCGTCCCCGAGTACCAGGTGCGCTGGCGCTGGACGCCGAACAGCTTCGCGATCTGGGACAACCGCAACACCCAGCACTACGCCGTCCAGGACTACTGGCCCGCCGTCCGAAAGATGGAGCGCGCCGGAGTCATCGGCGACAAGACGTTCTGA
- a CDS encoding 3-keto-5-aminohexanoate cleavage protein produces MHFLDDSLWPETQEKLVITAAPYGPEWEPGDFPEDIPVTMDEQVQAAIDCYNAGATVLHIHVRELNGKGSKRMSMFNELLGRIREAVPDMILQIGGSISFTPENEGEAAKWLEDEARHLLTTLDPAPDQVTIAINTNQMNIVELMTADDIAGTSFERPALHEAFRNMVVPAEPAWVEEHLKRLRAAGIQPHFQLANVAQLETVERLVRRGVYTGPLNVTWVSIGGGFDGPNPYNMMEFIRRVPDGAILTLESIMRAVLPINTMAIAMGLHTRCGNEDTLWGLKGEKMTSVRQVEKLVRIADELGRKVADGKEARDIYKIGEYWDSADEALAKLGFAPNRKPGQLGFTFHA; encoded by the coding sequence ATGCATTTCCTCGACGACTCGCTGTGGCCCGAGACCCAGGAGAAGCTGGTCATCACCGCCGCACCGTACGGTCCCGAATGGGAGCCCGGCGACTTCCCCGAGGACATCCCGGTCACCATGGACGAGCAGGTCCAGGCCGCGATCGACTGCTACAACGCGGGCGCCACCGTGCTGCACATCCACGTCCGCGAGCTGAACGGCAAGGGCTCCAAGCGGATGTCGATGTTCAACGAGCTGCTCGGCCGGATCCGGGAGGCCGTGCCGGACATGATCCTGCAGATCGGCGGCTCGATCTCCTTCACCCCGGAGAACGAGGGTGAGGCGGCCAAGTGGCTGGAGGACGAGGCCCGGCACCTGCTGACCACCCTGGACCCGGCCCCCGACCAGGTCACCATCGCCATCAACACCAACCAGATGAACATCGTGGAGTTGATGACCGCCGACGACATCGCCGGCACCTCCTTCGAGCGGCCCGCCCTGCACGAGGCGTTCCGCAACATGGTCGTCCCGGCCGAACCGGCCTGGGTCGAGGAGCACCTGAAGCGACTGCGTGCCGCCGGCATTCAGCCGCACTTCCAGCTGGCCAACGTCGCCCAGCTGGAGACCGTCGAGCGGCTCGTGCGCCGCGGTGTCTACACCGGACCCCTCAACGTCACGTGGGTCTCCATCGGTGGCGGCTTCGACGGTCCCAACCCTTACAACATGATGGAGTTCATCCGCCGGGTCCCGGACGGCGCGATCCTCACCCTGGAATCGATCATGCGGGCGGTGCTGCCGATCAACACCATGGCGATCGCCATGGGACTGCACACCCGCTGCGGCAACGAGGACACCCTCTGGGGCCTCAAGGGCGAGAAGATGACCTCGGTACGCCAGGTCGAGAAGCTCGTCCGAATCGCCGATGAGCTCGGCCGCAAGGTGGCCGATGGCAAGGAAGCACGCGACATCTACAAGATCGGCGAGTACTGGGACAGCGCCGACGAGGCGCTGGCCAAGCTCGGCTTCGCGCCGAACCGCAAGCCCGGCCAACTGGGCTTCACCTTCCACGCCTGA